From Sulfuracidifex tepidarius, one genomic window encodes:
- the hisC gene encoding histidinol-phosphate transaminase, which yields MHASNIFKQRERIGDGFVIAPTEIKDKIKPWLLQAKEYDFTDIKEGIRLHLNESPYRPPDVVLEEASKAMVNCNRYQHPELVQNFRELVSEYNHVDFNMVYPSPGADGSLRSIFYNFLSPGSKIVINNPSYSMYKVYSSVMGLKVTNIALRPEGEWWVEGEELTKESTDAEMVIIDNPNNPTGSPLLDKSKVKELAETTKGFVLIDEAYFEFYGSTVSDLVNEYPNLMIVRTLSKAFSMASFRVGYTIAHEDVVKALLKSSTPFDIALPSIVAGIKAMENRWYVNDVVKQVKENREVLLKGLRNLGLRVYNSVTNFLLVDTDKDLWTPLWNHGIAIRRLGKYYRISVGTREEVNLLLKVLGDFLENSNTK from the coding sequence GTGCATGCTAGTAACATTTTTAAGCAAAGAGAAAGAATAGGGGACGGGTTTGTTATTGCACCAACCGAGATAAAAGATAAAATAAAACCTTGGCTTCTACAAGCTAAGGAATACGACTTCACGGATATAAAGGAAGGAATACGACTTCACCTAAATGAATCTCCCTATAGACCTCCAGATGTAGTGCTTGAGGAAGCGTCAAAGGCAATGGTGAACTGTAATAGATATCAACATCCTGAATTGGTACAGAATTTCAGGGAGTTAGTTTCTGAGTATAACCACGTAGACTTCAACATGGTCTATCCCTCCCCTGGAGCCGACGGATCCCTCAGGTCTATTTTCTACAATTTCCTTTCCCCTGGATCAAAAATTGTCATCAACAACCCATCTTACAGCATGTACAAGGTCTATTCATCTGTGATGGGGCTTAAAGTGACAAACATAGCCTTGAGACCGGAAGGAGAATGGTGGGTCGAGGGAGAAGAGCTAACTAAGGAGAGCACTGACGCCGAAATGGTGATAATCGATAATCCCAATAATCCCACCGGGTCGCCCTTACTTGACAAATCAAAGGTTAAGGAACTAGCTGAAACCACAAAGGGTTTCGTACTGATAGATGAAGCATACTTTGAGTTCTACGGAAGTACCGTATCTGACCTAGTGAATGAGTATCCCAACCTTATGATAGTGAGGACTCTCAGCAAGGCTTTCTCCATGGCGTCTTTCAGGGTCGGATACACGATTGCGCATGAGGACGTGGTCAAGGCTCTTCTCAAGAGCTCCACACCATTCGATATAGCGCTTCCTTCCATAGTTGCCGGGATAAAGGCCATGGAAAACAGATGGTACGTTAATGATGTCGTCAAACAAGTGAAAGAAAACAGAGAGGTTCTCCTCAAAGGCTTGAGGAACCTAGGGTTGAGGGTATACAATTCAGTGACCAACTTCCTTTTGGTCGACACTGATAAGGACTTATGGACTCCTCTATGGAACCATGGTATAGCCATAAGGAGGCTAGGGAAGTACTACAGGATCAGCGTTGGGACTAGAGAAGAAGTAAACCTCCTATTGAAAGTGCTAGGTGATTTCCTTGAGAATAGCAATACCAAATAA
- the leuS gene encoding leucine--tRNA ligase, which produces MNSIAPKWQEEWDKQRVYQGNPDPSKPKFYSTAAFPYPNSPMHIGHGRSYVTADVYSRFKRMAGYNVLFPMAFHFTGTPIIAMADDVAKGDKELISIFKEIYEIPDSVIPKLSEPLFMATYFKEDIKKAMKELGLGIDWRREFTTIDPEFSTFVLWQFQKLHDKGYIVRDTHPVGWCPVHNIPVGMHDTKGDMEPEIGEYVLIYFNSGDLVLPAATLRPETVFGVVAIWINPNEKYKVIEAYGKKMLVSERAALKFSFQTDNVKEIDEIKGSELKGREAVNPVTGSKVPILGADFVDPMMGTGVVMSVPAHAPFDYFYVKKVKPDLKIIPVVKLDGYSEIPASDLVEKNNPSGKEDLQKLTEQLYRQEYNKGKVRDDVLNLAKAEYVESLKPIVGMSVPEARKLVTDFIISSGLGRKIYEIMNRPVYCRCGNEVVVKILKDQWFLDYGNEEWKSLARKLLYSMRVIPEEARKEFEYALGWLEKRACARTRGLGTPLPWDKKWIIESLSDSTIYMAFYTVAHKIREYKILPSQMKTEFWDYVMLGIGDLDEISSITGINKDVIEELRKEFNYWYPLDFRHSGRDLVPNHLSFFIFNHAGIFPEEKWPRGVAVNGLLLYEGKKMSKSLRNIVPLRKSIRMYSADLVRAVLSATADMGSDVNFSESLVKSIGDSYRYFLQLAEQLSSFTSDQHGFPERWISSVFNSMERDVTKYMEEMNFRDAFNEAVFVLNSQLQEYFELVKSEGRSPNGELMRHIVSDWVKIIAPFSPHFAEEMWHKLGNKSLVVTEPWVKPDLKLIDEVAEMEHEYLERLVYDVKSILSIYKGKPNKATILVSNEGQFRMLREAIMSIERGEGMKGFMGSVKPSKAEMKYAQKVFNYAMTMDEKLKKFIKLQFNEIDIAKEISPYLKAKLGIEVEIRSYDKEDLEKFKKEPLPMKPAIIID; this is translated from the coding sequence CTGAATTCGATAGCTCCTAAATGGCAGGAGGAGTGGGATAAGCAACGAGTTTACCAAGGTAACCCTGATCCGTCTAAACCTAAGTTCTACTCTACTGCTGCGTTTCCCTATCCCAATAGCCCTATGCATATAGGTCACGGAAGATCCTACGTCACTGCTGACGTGTATTCGCGTTTCAAGAGGATGGCCGGTTACAACGTGCTATTTCCCATGGCTTTTCACTTCACCGGTACGCCGATCATAGCCATGGCAGATGACGTTGCGAAGGGTGATAAGGAGCTAATCTCCATATTTAAGGAAATATACGAAATCCCAGACAGCGTAATACCGAAGCTTTCGGAACCTCTGTTTATGGCTACATACTTTAAGGAAGACATAAAGAAGGCAATGAAGGAACTCGGGCTAGGCATCGATTGGAGAAGAGAATTCACTACCATTGATCCAGAATTCTCTACTTTCGTGTTATGGCAATTCCAAAAATTGCATGATAAAGGGTATATCGTAAGGGATACTCATCCCGTCGGTTGGTGTCCAGTTCATAACATCCCCGTGGGCATGCATGATACGAAAGGAGACATGGAGCCGGAAATAGGGGAGTATGTTCTGATATACTTTAACTCAGGCGACTTAGTCCTCCCGGCCGCCACATTGAGACCCGAAACTGTTTTCGGTGTTGTAGCAATCTGGATAAACCCTAACGAGAAGTATAAGGTAATTGAGGCATACGGGAAGAAAATGTTGGTGTCAGAAAGGGCTGCGCTGAAATTCTCCTTCCAAACCGATAACGTGAAAGAGATAGACGAGATCAAGGGCTCAGAACTGAAAGGAAGAGAAGCTGTGAACCCTGTGACTGGTTCAAAGGTTCCCATACTCGGAGCTGACTTCGTTGATCCTATGATGGGGACAGGAGTGGTCATGAGCGTTCCAGCGCATGCACCCTTTGACTACTTCTACGTCAAAAAAGTAAAACCAGATTTAAAGATTATTCCAGTTGTTAAATTAGATGGATACTCGGAAATACCAGCAAGTGACCTGGTTGAGAAGAACAACCCGTCTGGGAAAGAGGACCTACAGAAGCTTACTGAACAGTTATACAGGCAGGAATACAACAAAGGAAAGGTCAGGGATGACGTCCTCAATCTAGCTAAAGCAGAATACGTCGAGAGCCTAAAGCCCATAGTAGGGATGAGTGTACCCGAAGCGAGGAAGCTAGTGACGGACTTCATAATATCTTCAGGTCTTGGTAGAAAAATATACGAGATAATGAACAGACCGGTCTACTGTAGGTGCGGAAATGAGGTTGTAGTGAAGATATTAAAGGATCAATGGTTCCTAGACTACGGAAACGAGGAGTGGAAGTCCTTAGCCAGGAAACTTCTCTATTCAATGAGGGTAATTCCAGAAGAGGCGAGAAAAGAGTTCGAGTATGCTTTAGGCTGGCTAGAGAAGAGGGCATGCGCAAGGACGCGTGGATTGGGGACTCCTTTACCTTGGGACAAGAAGTGGATAATCGAGAGTCTGAGCGATTCTACCATTTACATGGCGTTCTATACCGTAGCTCACAAAATAAGGGAGTATAAGATCCTTCCGTCTCAGATGAAGACCGAATTCTGGGACTATGTGATGCTAGGGATAGGAGACTTGGACGAAATATCATCCATCACCGGGATAAATAAGGACGTAATAGAGGAACTAAGGAAGGAGTTCAACTATTGGTATCCACTAGATTTCAGGCACAGTGGAAGAGACTTGGTTCCGAACCACTTGAGCTTCTTCATATTCAATCATGCAGGGATATTTCCAGAGGAGAAGTGGCCCAGGGGCGTTGCTGTGAACGGTCTTTTACTCTATGAAGGGAAGAAGATGAGTAAGAGCCTTAGAAACATAGTCCCGCTTAGAAAGAGCATAAGAATGTACAGCGCCGACCTAGTTAGGGCTGTTCTCTCTGCAACGGCAGATATGGGAAGCGACGTCAACTTCTCTGAAAGCCTAGTGAAGAGCATAGGTGACTCTTACAGATATTTCCTCCAACTGGCGGAACAGTTGAGCTCTTTCACATCAGATCAGCACGGATTTCCAGAGAGGTGGATCTCATCCGTGTTCAACTCCATGGAAAGAGACGTGACTAAGTACATGGAGGAGATGAATTTCAGAGACGCGTTCAATGAGGCGGTCTTCGTGTTGAATTCACAACTTCAGGAGTACTTCGAATTAGTTAAGAGCGAAGGAAGGTCTCCAAACGGCGAGCTTATGAGGCACATCGTCTCTGACTGGGTGAAAATCATAGCTCCCTTCTCGCCCCACTTCGCCGAGGAGATGTGGCATAAGCTGGGAAACAAATCTCTAGTTGTAACCGAACCCTGGGTGAAACCAGATCTCAAATTAATTGACGAGGTAGCTGAAATGGAACATGAATATCTGGAGAGGCTAGTCTACGACGTGAAATCCATTCTCTCTATCTATAAGGGGAAGCCTAACAAGGCAACTATACTGGTCTCGAACGAAGGTCAGTTCAGGATGTTGAGGGAAGCGATTATGTCTATAGAGAGAGGAGAAGGAATGAAAGGCTTCATGGGCAGTGTTAAGCCATCCAAGGCTGAGATGAAGTATGCCCAAAAGGTTTTCAACTACGCTATGACCATGGATGAGAAGTTGAAGAAGTTCATCAAGCTTCAATTCAATGAGATCGATATAGCTAAGGAGATATCTCCTTACCTAAAGGCTAAGCTGGGAATAGAAGTGGAGATAAGGTCTTACGATAAGGAAGACTTGGAGAAGTTCAAGAAGGAACCTTTACCCATGAAGCCTGCCATTATTATCGATTGA
- a CDS encoding cob(I)yrinic acid a,c-diamide adenosyltransferase encodes MFTKKGDSGETDVIRKRVGKDSPLVNFLGDLDELNSFLGLAYLRTKWDDMRNDIGRMQDEIFIIGEDASTGSNKVNQDFVKWIEERTIEYRKETGPVRLFVIPGGSESGASIHVARAVCRRVERNAVKYSKELEPFNKWIIVYLNRASSMLFSMATASNKRDNVQERIHDIGRYF; translated from the coding sequence ATGTTCACTAAAAAGGGAGACTCGGGAGAGACAGACGTAATAAGAAAGAGAGTAGGGAAAGACTCTCCTTTAGTTAACTTCTTGGGAGATCTAGACGAGCTTAACTCTTTCTTGGGGTTGGCTTACTTAAGGACTAAATGGGACGACATGAGGAACGATATAGGCAGAATGCAGGATGAGATCTTCATAATAGGTGAGGACGCGTCAACAGGGTCAAATAAAGTAAACCAAGACTTCGTGAAATGGATAGAGGAAAGGACAATAGAGTATAGAAAGGAAACCGGACCGGTAAGGCTCTTCGTTATACCCGGAGGAAGTGAAAGTGGGGCTTCAATTCACGTGGCTAGGGCTGTCTGCAGGAGAGTTGAGAGGAATGCAGTCAAGTACTCAAAGGAGCTAGAACCTTTCAACAAGTGGATAATAGTCTACCTCAACAGGGCTTCATCAATGCTTTTCTCAATGGCTACAGCATCTAACAAGAGAGATAACGTGCAAGAGAGGATTCACGACATTGGAAGGTACTTCTGA
- a CDS encoding TIGR00269 family protein: MKCEVCGKEEAVIFQAHTGRSLCKECFFNDIKKRVAEEAKKQGITEARKVLLAVSGGKDSLVLVDTLSSLISPSKIVAFNIVEGISGYNRKEQADKLASYMKGLGVELISTSFKKDVGFTLDEMVNSSNAKGLNVSPCTFCGGFRRKLINNAGKLAGADLVATGHNLDDEVQTIMINLIRGDLTRLVRIGDSPMKVSENFVTRVKPLRKIYEWETTMYAYLKGYSFQEVECPHIITRPTLRAKVRELMYSLEEQRPGTLLNIIDEFDKVSESIRSSSKFEELPRCEICGDPTSYGRKICKNCELLIRSGLLPQYQKYLPMS; encoded by the coding sequence ATGAAATGTGAAGTGTGTGGTAAGGAAGAGGCAGTTATATTTCAGGCGCACACTGGCAGGTCTCTATGTAAAGAATGCTTCTTTAACGATATAAAAAAGAGAGTCGCCGAGGAAGCTAAGAAACAAGGCATAACCGAAGCAAGGAAAGTATTGCTGGCAGTTTCAGGAGGCAAAGACAGCCTAGTGTTGGTGGACACTCTCTCCTCCCTTATTTCGCCGTCTAAGATAGTCGCGTTCAATATAGTCGAGGGTATCTCTGGTTACAACAGAAAGGAACAAGCGGATAAATTAGCAAGCTATATGAAAGGTCTGGGCGTTGAACTGATATCCACCTCGTTCAAGAAGGACGTAGGGTTTACACTAGACGAGATGGTGAACTCTTCCAACGCTAAAGGACTGAATGTTTCCCCTTGTACTTTCTGTGGAGGTTTCAGGAGGAAGCTCATAAACAATGCCGGTAAGCTTGCAGGCGCAGACCTCGTGGCAACTGGACATAACCTTGACGATGAGGTACAGACAATCATGATAAACCTAATAAGAGGAGACCTAACCAGGCTGGTGAGGATAGGAGATAGCCCAATGAAGGTGAGCGAAAATTTCGTTACTAGGGTTAAGCCATTGAGGAAAATATATGAGTGGGAGACGACTATGTACGCCTATTTGAAAGGTTACTCCTTCCAGGAGGTGGAGTGTCCTCACATAATTACTAGGCCAACGCTGAGGGCCAAGGTGAGAGAGCTCATGTATTCCCTTGAGGAGCAAAGACCGGGCACTCTACTCAACATCATAGATGAGTTCGATAAAGTGTCCGAGAGTATTAGGTCTTCCTCAAAGTTTGAGGAACTACCTAGATGCGAAATATGCGGAGACCCCACAAGTTATGGTAGGAAAATTTGCAAGAACTGTGAACTCTTAATACGATCTGGGTTACTCCCCCAATATCAGAAGTACCTTCCAATGTCGTGA